One segment of Panicum virgatum strain AP13 chromosome 3K, P.virgatum_v5, whole genome shotgun sequence DNA contains the following:
- the LOC120699984 gene encoding SPX and EXS domain-containing protein 5-like → MKGAAIPAVAIMPSPLFLWRFKAILFLLWGLCCCKIGWDSVMRMSADLRDLFLYEAFLYYNPLLLVALMIWLWGVNLWVFAQSSVNYAKVFDLAQTHLSHREIWRCATWLTLIVPTSMTAYLYLYSHGEVSLAASQPVLLYAILLMILFSPFDMFYISSRFYFLRTVWRIILPLQAITFPDFFLADIFTSMSKVFSDLERSVCRMVNRQVATIAWFEADSICGSHSIAIPLALVFPYLCRFFQCLRQYKDTKEKTCLLNALKYSTAVPVIFLSALKYHVFPEQWVSFYRPLWLISSVINSLYSFYWDIKRDWDLSILTRIFMFKNPSIWTNLLYGQNWVFYWVLGSNLVLRCTWTYKLSAHLRHNYLTVFAIAALEILRRWQWVFFRVENEWNKMTAKQNLEMSSDMPSEGDRLLDSSNNHTV, encoded by the exons ATGAAGGGCGCGGCCATCCCCGCGGTCGCGATCATGCCCTCGCCGCTCTTCCTCTGGCGGTTCAAG GCCATATTGTTTCTCCTATGGGGCTTATGTTGTTGCAAG ATAGGTTGGGACTCAGTTATGAGAATGAGTGCTGATCTACGTGACTTGTTCCTTTATGAGGCTTTCTTGTACTAtaatcctcttcttcttgtg GCTTTGATGATTTGGTTATGGGGAGTAAATTTATGGGTCTTTGCGCAATCATCTGTCAACTATGCTAAAGTTTTTGATCTTGCACAGACACATTTATCTCACCGAGAGATATGGAGG TGTGCTACTTGGCTGACTTTAATTGTCCCCACAAGCATGACAGCGTACCTATATCTGTACTCACATGGAGAAGTGTCTCTTGCAGCATCTCAACCA GTTCTCTTGTATGCTATCCTTCTGATGAtccttttttccccttttgaTATGTTTTACATATCATCAAGATTTTACTTTCTGAGGACAGTGTGGCGTATAATACTGCCTTTACAA GCAATTACATTCCCTGACTTCTTTTTGGCTGATATTTTTACATCCATGTCAAAG GTGTTCTCAGATCTGGAGCGTTCAGTTTGTCGCATGGTGAATCGCCAG GTTGCGACTATTGCTTGGTTTGAAGCAGATTCTATTTGTGGCAGTCATTCCATTGCTATTCCTCTTGCTCTCGTATTCCCCTACTTGTGCCGTTTCTTCCAATGTCTCCGACAGTACAAGGATACTAAGGAGAAGACATGTCTCTTGAATG CCCTCAAGTACTCAACAGCAGTTCCAGTGATTTTTCTTTCGGCTCTCAAGTATCATGTATTTCCTGAGCAGTGGGTTAGCTTTTACCGACCCCTCTGGCTTATATCTAGTGTTATAAACTCGCTGTATTCCTTCTACTGGGATATAAAGCGAGATTGGGATTTGAG CATCCTAACCAGGATTTTCATGTTCAAAAACCCAAGCATATGGACTAACCTTCTTTATGGGCAGAACTGG GTGTTCTACTGGGTACTAGGCAGCAATTTGGTTCTGCGATGTACATGGACATACAAGCTCTCGGCACATCTTCGACACAACTACCTGACGGTGTTCGCCATAGCCGCACTGGAAATACTGAGACGGTGGCAGTGGGTGTTTTTCCGAGTTGAGAACGAGTGGAACAAGATGACAGCCAAGCAAAACCTGGAGATGTCATCTGACATGCCCTCGGAAGGAGACAGGCTACTGGATTCTAGTAATAACCATACAGTATGA
- the LOC120699983 gene encoding uncharacterized protein LOC120699983 has protein sequence MDPTNFLHLKTGPSENGLKPVENPSDNLLDMACESPFSGKVKFMCSFGGKILPRPSDGKLRYVGGETRLISINRSFSWKELVQKTLTIYCQPHIIKYQLPDEDLDALISLSCDEDFQNMMEEYDTLEKANGSVRLRIFLVSLTECEDPSLDSKSLESEPEYHFVAAINNLAQLDRSISGNNLMSQPNHQLDSSPVPYGDSPLCPTNTETGAKDSVGAALSEPSSHFFIAPYAQQMVAEPSTTSSPSLGQQRTMQQSRMQPPADEPTRNHDYVNRSEICNGSNLKAMHPGHLKKKQNDEDRSIGAGSPMHHVHIQRQVKGLAANDSDLIPHTNYDISTPVEASLYSEKAPVHPGNAGWAPALQEHTAQILGMPHAFSDPLLKNINDIPASNLSLPADSYITQSYSHKICQTNELERTISRTRPAFECVKLPDIARTDETNYLISNHIDQQYDQGVIGSASSPAPVSYQHESLSSNVTQKGHDGGPVVQQQDKFYRQDKNAGPIVAPWSNFDDAGLIYHTPGARLSSDELDALESSVPKPMHATDHSLSYLLNVSQGGDSNRGPHIEELNSGPIEYGTTGYVHGKDKVAPEPHVLLPINTSEAFALERSMVNGEASAYQNGNLCLSSVHNSGLATSPHIGLIDTDLSMNLNGNGGLSLSSSQNQVTDGVARREDPLRDCGNIASIEGVIGFDHTIISNESMKLPHRMHDNAQINVPFIVEDVTDNVPSGIPSSSSGVPHVVIAVEEQQEVIVSSQKDDDIRSNELEFATEDRDDGAVDGSISDAAVAELEASMYGLQIIKNGDLEELRELGSGTFGTVYYGKWRGTDVAIKRIKKSCFAGRSSEQEKLTNDFWREAQILSKLHHPNVVAFYGVVPDGTGGTLATVTEFMVNGSLRNVLLRKDRMLDRRRKLTIAMDAAFGMEYLHSKSIVHFDLKCDNLLVNLRDPQRPICKVGDFGLSRIKRNTLVSGGVRGTLPWMAPELLNGSSSRVSEKVDVFSFGIVLWEILTGEEPYANMHCGAIIGGIVNNTLRPPIPENCDPDWRKLMEQCWSANPDARPSFTEVTDRLRAMPSVLQSRGQASGTR, from the exons ATGGATCCTACAAATTTCTTGCATCTGAAAACAGGGCCATCTGAGAATGGACTCAAACCAGTTGAAAATCCAAGCGATAATCTGCTGGATATGGCTTGTGAAAGTCCATTTTCTGGAAAAGTCAAGTTCATGTGCAGCTTTGGTGGGAAAATCTTGCCAAGGCCAAGTGATGGGAAGCTCCGGTATGTGGGCGGGGAGACACGTCTCATCTCCATCAACAGGAGCTTCTCATGGAAAGAACTCGTGCAGAAAACTCTGACAATCTACTGTCAGCCTCATATCATCAAATATCAGCTACCTGATGAGGATCTTGATGCACTGATATCTCTTTCATGTGATGAGGATTTTCAGAATATGATGGAAGAATACGACACTCTTGAGAAGGCCAATGGTTCAGTTAGACTAAGGATATTTCTCGTTTCCCTGACTGAATGTGAGGATCCATCATTGGATTCAAAGAGCTTGGAGAGTGAACCAGAGTATCATTTTGTTGCTGCCATCAACAATCTTGCACAACTGGATCGGAGCATCAGCGGTAACAATTTAATGAGCCAGCCGAACCATCAATTGGATAGTTCTCCAGTCCCCTACGGAGACTCACCTCTCTGTCCAACCAATACAGAAACTGGAGCCAAGGATTCTGTAGGAGCAGCTCTTAGTGAGccttcctctcatttttttattGCTCCATACGCACAACAAATGGTGGCTGAACCATCAACAACTTCATCCCCGAGCTTAGGTCAGCAGAGGACCATGCAACAGTCTAGGATGCAACCCCCTGCAGATGAACCCACCAGGAATCATGATTATGTTAATAGAAGTGAGATTTGCAATGGTTCAAATTTGAAGGCCATGCATCCAGGCCATCTAAAAAAGAAGCAAAATGATGAAGATAGGAGTATTGGAGCTGGATCTCCCATGCATCATGTTCATATTCAAAGGCAGGTAAAAGGTTTAGCTGCAAATGATAGTGACTTGATTCCACATACCAACTATGATATTTCTACTCCAGTGGAAGCATCCTTGTATTCTGAAAAGGCCCCCGTGCATCCGGGGAATGCAGGATGGGCACCTGCTCTGCAGGAACACACTGCTCAAATTCTAGGCATGCCTCATGCCTTCTCGGATCCTTTGCTAAAGAATATCAATGATATACCTGCATCCAATTTGTCATTACCTGCTGATTCCTACATAACTCAATCGTATTCCCACAAAATATGCCAAACTAATGAGTTGGAGAGAACAATTAGCAGGACTAGGCCAGCTTTTGAATGTGTTAAGCTCCCTGACATTGCCCGTACAGATGAAACAAATTACCTTATCTCTAATCATATAGACCAACAGTACGATCAAGGAGTTATTGGCTCAGCCAGTTCACCGGCACCAGTATCTTACCAACATGAAAGTTTGTCTAGTAATGTGACACAAAAAGGTCATGATGGTGGCCCTGTAGTTCAACAGCAGGATAAATTTTATCGTCAGGATAAAAATGCTGGTCCAATTGTTGCTCCCTGGAGCAATTTTGATGATGCAGGATTGATTTATCACACACCTGGTGCAAGGTTGTCCTCAGATGAGCTAGATGCTCTAGAAAGTTCAGTCCCAAAGCCAATGCATGCTACTGATCACTCCCTTTCATATCTTCTTAATGTATCCCAAGGAGGGGATTCAAATCGTGGACCACACATAGAGGAACTGAATTCAGGGCCTATAGAATATGGAACCACTGGCTATGTCCATGGAAAGGATAAAGTTGCTCCAGAGCCCCATGTTCTGTTGCCTATAAACACTTCTGAAGCTTTTGCCTTGGAAAGATCAATGGTCAATGGAGAAGCAAGTGCTTATCAGAATGGAAATCTGTGCCTGTCATCAGTGCATAACTCTGGTTTGGCTACCTCTCCACATATTGGGCTGATTGATACTGATCTGAGCATGAACTTGAATGGCAATGGTGGCCTCTCGTTGTCTTCATCTCAAAATCAAGTTACAGATGGTGTTGCTAGGAGAGAGGACCCCCTTCGTGATTGTGGCAACATCGCCTCTATTGAAGGAGTAATTGGATTTGACCATACCATCATCAGTAATGAAAGCATGAAGCTACCACACAGGATGCATGATAATGCTCAAATTAATGTGCCTTTTATAGTTGAGGATGTGACGGATAATGTGCCGTCAGGCATTCCATCATCCAGTTCAGGTGTTCCTCATGTTGTAATAGCAGTTGAAGAACAGCAAGAGGTGATTGTGTCGTCACAAAAGGATGATGATATTAGGAGCAACGAGCTAGAGTTTGCTACTGAG GATCGTGATGATGGAGCTGTTGATGGGTCCATTAGTGATGCTGCAGTTGCTGAACTTGAAGCTAGCATGTATGGATTGCAG ATCATAAAAAATGGTGACCTTGAGGAGCTACGTGAATTGGGATCTGGGACATTTGGAACTGTATACTATGGAAAGTGGCGAGGAACTGATGTTGCTATCAAGCGTATTAAGAAAAGCTGTTTTGCTGGGAGATCATCTGAACAAGAGAAACTT ACCAATGACTTTTGGAGGGAGGCACAGATTCTTTCAAAGCTACATCATCCAAATGTTGTCGCTTTCTATGGTGTGGTCCCTGATGGAACTGGAGGAACATTGGCAACTGTGACAGAATTTATGGTGAATGGATCACTAAGGAATGTTCTTTTAAGGAAAGACAG AATGCTTGACCGTCGGAGAAAACTTACCATTGCTATGGATGCGGCTTTTGGGATGGAATACTTGCACTCCAAAAGCATAGTGCATTTTGATTTGAAATGCGATAACTTACTTGTTAACTTGAGAGATCCTCAGAGGCCAATCTGCAAG gttggagacttcGGGTTGTCAAGAATTAAGCGCAACACTTTGGTTTCTGGTGGTGTGCGTGGCACTCTTCCATGGATGGCACCGGAGCTATTaaatggcagcagcagcagagtgtCAGAGAAG GTGGATGTTTTCTCATTTGGTATTGTTTTATGGGAAATCTTGACTGGTGAGGAACCATATGCTAATATGCATTGTGGCGCTATCATAG GCGGTATTGTCAATAACACTCTCCGGCCTCCAATACCTGAAAACTGTGACCCTGATTGGCGAAAGCTGATGGAACAATGTTGGTCAGCCAACCCTGATGCCCGTCCCTCATTCACCGAGGTCACCGACAGGTTACGGGCCATGCCATCAGTACTTCAGTCAAGAGGACAGGCTTCTGGGACCAGATAA
- the LOC120699985 gene encoding uncharacterized protein LOC120699985: MSSSMVASKNPPPAGGYGDGEGGSVDAAAAAAPVTSFLYLHPGAGALDKDAVLRRIRHRRRHNRLRDTLRSMLQAAPPLPPEPEIMDGAERQLPWPLDDAFSAP; the protein is encoded by the coding sequence ATGTCGTCGTCCATGGTGGCGTCCAAGAACCCGCCGCCGGCTGGCGGTTACGGCGACGGTGAAGGCGGCAGCGttgacgccgcggccgcggcggcgccggtgacgAGCTTCCTGTACTTGCACCCCGGCGCGGGGGCGCTGGACAAGGACGCCGTGCTGCGCCGCATCCGCCACCGGAGGCGCCACAACCGCCTCCGCGACACGCTGCGCTCCATGCtgcaggcggcgccgccgctgccgccggagccggagatCATGGACGGCGCCGAGCGGCAGCTCCCGTGGCCGCTCGACGACGCCTTCTCCGCGCCGTAG